The sequence GCAGTTTAAATATATACTAAAAGAAAATCCAGATTATGTTGAGGTTAGAGAGGCTCTTGCTTATTGCTATTTATTGGCGAAAGATTATAAAACTGCTTTGGCTGAATATAAACAAGTTCTTGAAAACACGCCTGAAAATCTTGAAGTAATATACAGAATTGCATTAATTTACCAGAATTTAGGTGATTTAGATGCTGCTATATATGAATATCAAAAGATTATTGATTTACAAGAGGATAATGTTGAAATTAGACAAAATTTAGCTGAGTTATATGTGATAAAAAAGAATCATTTCAATGCAATAGCTGAGTATAAGAAAATTTTAGCACTTGATGAAAGCAATGAAGATGCGCAGAAAAGATTAGTAGCTTTATTAAACAAGACAGAAAGATATGATGAGCTTGTAGATTTGTATTTAAATATCTTAAAGAAAGATAGAATTAATCTTGAAATAATGACAGAGCTGGCAGAAGTATATGTAATTCAGAAAAAGCTTAAAGAGGCAATAATTTTATATAAAAACATTGTTGAATTTAATCAGGATGATGCATATAAGAGAAATAGGTTAGCGCAGATCTTAATAATAAATGGTAATTATGATGATGCTATTCAGGAATGTGCGTCATTATTACTAAAAGAGCCAGGGCTTGATTATCCTAAAATTACGCTTGTACAAGCATATGAAAATAAAGGAATGTATCAAGAAGCTGTAAATGTATATAGAAACCTAATTATAGAATCAATCTCAGAGACTGATTCTATAAGGTATAAATTAAATCTTAGTGATTTAATTTGTTCTTGGGGAGTTAAATTATTAGAAAACAGACAATATAAAGATGCACTGGACAAGTTTTTATTAGCTTTACAGCATAATGAAAAAAATTCAAAAACATATTTGAATTTAGGTAGAACTAACCAGGCTGTTAAGAATTATGATGCAGCAATTTCTAATTATAAGGAGGCATTAGAACTTTCTCCAATAGATGGAAGTATTTATTTGCAATTCGGTAAATTATATGAAGAAATTGAAGCTAATGAGACAGCTTTAGACTATTATATTCAAGCTGTTCAGCATGGCTGTTCAGGTTTTGAAGTAAGATATTTAATTGGGCTTGCCTATGTTAAGTTAGGAGTATATGTCAAAGCTATTAGAGAGTTGCAGATTGCTGTAGATATCAACCAAAATATAGAGGAAGCCCATTATTGTTTAGCTATTGCTTATGAAGCAATGGGACAATATGTAGAAGCAAAAGAAGAATACTGTAAAGTCCTGTCAATTAATCCAAGGCATAAAGAGGCAAGAAGCAATTTGGCTTTGATTATGGAGACAGAGAAAGATGCAATTAGCCTTGAATAAGGTTAAATTTAGCTATAAATTACTCAAGTAGATAGCTGCATAAACTTTTGCTTTGAGATTACTTCGCAAAGGCGGATTATTATCTGGCATTTACATTTCTGGCTCGTAAGGAGGAAAGAAAAAATACTTACTGATGTCATGCCGGACGTGTTCCGGCATCTATACAGTTAACGCTTATAGCTTTTATTTGCATACAGGATAAATCCCGAAATAAATTCGGGATAATTTTTATAATTTCTTGCTTACTGAGATCAACTTGAATTAATAAATTATAAACAGGCCTTTAGATAAGGGCCTGTTTATAATTATAAGTCTAACTAAATTAAGCTATAGATGTTTTTTTATGCAGTAGCTTGTGCAGCTAAAGCTTCTTGTTTAGCTTTTGCTTTTTTGCTTAATTTTTGTTCTGTTTCTACTTTTCTAACTAAATTACCGTCTTCATCAGAATTATCTATTAAATATTTAACGGTATCAGTTGGTTGAGCACCTTTTTTTACCCATTCAGTAGCTGCAGCTTTATCAAGCTTTAATTCCTTACGTTTAGGATTGTAATGGCCGAGTTCTGCTATAGCTCTACCTTCTCTTTTTTCACGGCTATCGATAACAATTATTCTATATATCGGATTTTTCTTATAGCCTAAACGTTTTAACCTAATTTTTACCATGTTTATACACTCTCCTTAATGCCATCGTATAATTAATTGTTATCACAATCAACTTTTATAAGCAAGTATTATACACCTCAAAAAACTTTAATAATAGTTTAATTATGTAACAATGTATGCCCTAAACTTTTTCCAGCTGATATGTATAGCTATCCTGGATAGATTCTTTGTTATTTTGATAAGTTGTTAAATATTGTCCACAGTTGCTGCCGATTTTGTTTTCTTCTAATTCACCTATACTAAGTATTACATCATACCCTGCTGCTTTTAGTTCATTAAGTAATTCATACTCTGATTTTTCAGGCAATATGTATGAATTTATATTATTTTTAATTGCTTTAAACGTTGGATTTATTGGTGTTATTTTGATTAAAAACTTATCAGGGTCAAAGTAATTCAGTAACATTTGAGGATTAACAGGCATATTGTTGGCTAATGCGAAGTTAAGAGTGATTTTTCTATCACCTGCTTTGTAAAATTTATTGCCGTATTCAGCAATTTTACCGAAATCCCATTTTTTTACAGGTATAAGCCAGTCTCTAAAGTTCACATCAGTTGTGTGTATTGAAAATTGCATTTGAAATTTTCTGCCATAATATTTTTCTTTTATTTCTAATAATTCATCAAAGAATTTTTCAGTTCCCACAGGTGCAATTGTGGAAATTGATGGAATAAGTCCAGGTGCATTATAAATTGCAGGAAGTTCCTTAAGGACTTCAAGTACATTCTGGTTAAAAGCCGGTTCTCCCATTCTGGCAAACTGGATTTTAAATTTATCAATATTGATATTGTTATCAGGAAAGTACTGTTTTACCAGATAGTCTATTTGTATCAGCAAATCTTCTTTAGAAAGTTTACCTTGATAACCTCCACCTGCATCACAAAAACGGCAATTTACCGGACATCCATATAAACTGGATACAATTAAAACCCACTTTTTGTCTCTTGGAATTGGTGGTTGGATTGATTCTACAAATTCAATTCTTTTTCCGTTTTCTATTTCTGCTATATATACTGTAGCTATATCTTTTCTTCCTGATTTAGCAAGGATCTTCATTTATTGTGCCTCAACTAACTTTTGGTAAATCTGCATAGCGGACTTTATTCCATCTCCTGTGCAAATAGCTGTTTGTCTATAAATATTATTTTTAACATCACCTATCATAAAAAGTAAATCTTTATTTTTTAATTCTTTAATTTTCTCATTAAATTTCTCATTTAGGAAATCAAGGTTTGGTTTTCTACCTATAGATACAAGTAAAAAGTCTGTATATATTTTCTTATTACTTTGCATATTTGAGTTATATAAGGTTAATTCCAGACCATTACCAGATTTTTCAATGTTTTTTATAATTGTATTTTCTAGATACGAAATATTTTCTGTATTAACACACCTATCCCACAATAAAGGGAGGCATTTTATTTTATTTTCTCTGTTTAAAATTAATATTTCGTTATCTCTAGAGAGATTAAGCGCATAATCAAATGCTCCGTCACCTGAACCGACAATTACAATTTTTTTATTTTTTTCTTTAGTAATTTTGTGAACATCATAGAGAATTTTATTACTTAACTCTTCAGATATATCAGGAATCACTAATTCTTTTGGAAGTGTACCACTGGCAACGATAAGAATTTTTGAGAATATTTCTCTTTTATTAGTTTTAATAATAAAATATTCTTTTTCATAATTAATATCGAGTACTTTCTCGAACTGGACTTGTATATTATTGTTTTCCAACTGCTTTTTAAAGAGTTTTATAAGCTCAACACCTGAAATACCATTAGGAAAACCTAAATAATTTTCTACTAAATTGGCATTTTTTAGGAGTCCACCAATATTGTCTTTTTCAAGAATAATTGGATTAATGTTATAACGTTTTAATTGAATAGCAGCCGCTATTCCTGCTGATCCAGCTCCTATAATTACTACATCATTTATTTTCAATTATTATCTCCAAAAGTTCTCTAGTAATAACAGGGATAGTAAACCCATGAGATAAATTTGTAAATGTTGCTTTATGAAACTCTTCATTATAAGTTGCAGTTGCATCTATTGGAAAAAAAGGCTTAAATCCTCTTACAAATGCTGATCTTGCTGTGGTATCACAACAAAGGTGAGTCATTACTCCTGTTATTACGACTTGTTTAATATTCAACTCCTTTAAAATTTTCTCCAGATGTGTGTCATGAAAAGCATCGTATTGAGATTTATTAATAGTTATAGCATTTGAACATTCCAGTTCGGGAATAATTACGCTTAATTCATTGTCTTCGGTTACTATTTCTTTCCACCATTCAGACATAAGGCCTGCATTTTTGTCAGTATTAAGGTGACGTGTAAAA is a genomic window of Candidatus Melainabacteria bacterium RIFOXYA2_FULL_32_9 containing:
- a CDS encoding 30S ribosomal protein S16, coding for MVKIRLKRLGYKKNPIYRIIVIDSREKREGRAIAELGHYNPKRKELKLDKAAATEWVKKGAQPTDTVKYLIDNSDEDGNLVRKVETEQKLSKKAKAKQEALAAQATA
- a CDS encoding radical SAM protein; this encodes MKILAKSGRKDIATVYIAEIENGKRIEFVESIQPPIPRDKKWVLIVSSLYGCPVNCRFCDAGGGYQGKLSKEDLLIQIDYLVKQYFPDNNINIDKFKIQFARMGEPAFNQNVLEVLKELPAIYNAPGLIPSISTIAPVGTEKFFDELLEIKEKYYGRKFQMQFSIHTTDVNFRDWLIPVKKWDFGKIAEYGNKFYKAGDRKITLNFALANNMPVNPQMLLNYFDPDKFLIKITPINPTFKAIKNNINSYILPEKSEYELLNELKAAGYDVILSIGELEENKIGSNCGQYLTTYQNNKESIQDSYTYQLEKV